The sequence below is a genomic window from bacterium.
TCGCGGGCGAAAACCCCCTGCGCGGTGAGGCGGTCTTCACGCCCATGACCGGGGCCTACGACTCAGGACTTCGCGCCCTGGCCCTGGTGCGGGCGCGGGAGCTGGAGCTGGAGGTCGCCGAGGGGGTGTACGTGGGGGTGGCCGGGCCGAGCTTCGAGACGCCCGCCGAGGCCGAGGCCTACCGCCGGTTGGGGGGCGACGTGGTCGGTATGTCCACCACGCCCGAGGCGATCGTGGCGCGGCGGCTGGGCCTGAAAGTCCTGGGGCTCTCGGCGGTGACCAACTACGCCGCCCGGGAGGACGGGGGTCACGGGGAGGTTTTGGGGCGGTCGGGGGCGATGGCGGGGGATTTGGGGCGCTGGCTGCGGGCGATTTTCGCCGGTCTGGCCCTCCCCGGCGGGGAGGGGTAACTGTACGGGCCGGGGTGAGGGTCGGGGCGTGTCCCCTCTCCCCTCTGGGGGGAAGCGCGCTTACGGGCCAGGGAGGGGGGTGCAGCTACCCCCTCTCCCT
It includes:
- a CDS encoding purine-nucleoside phosphorylase; protein product: MDRIGEALAFLRKKMPFAPRAALVLGSGLSAAAEVLAETIALPYAEIPGFPAARVEGHPGRLVSGVLSGVPVLAFCGRFHHYEGHDLDAVTLPVRLAAGLGAPTVVLTNAAGSLRTEIKPGSFLVIRDHLHLAGENPLRGEAVFTPMTGAYDSGLRALALVRARELELEVAEGVYVGVAGPSFETPAEAEAYRRLGGDVVGMSTTPEAIVARRLGLKVLGLSAVTNYAAREDGGHGEVLGRSGAMAGDLGRWLRAIFAGLALPGGEG